The proteins below come from a single Saccharophagus degradans 2-40 genomic window:
- a CDS encoding ATP-binding protein — protein MFLKKGVFVNWGNIPHLEFDFGPINLFSGGNGSGKTTAADAIQTLMTAAHENLFNYNPGQDETTQKGRGGKQVRTLASYVLGCDDGSYARPWPTDGYVAGIFHPTQGETGEVFTAVMCIRAHVDSAGNQKQARQDDLFFVIVPGEELTLSHFVKTYSDGKHVVPINNITTLLKKEYGAKAIEVYDKKGAYLRRLYGALRGRRDAVSDREAKHAARTFSNFMAYKPVKSITEFVAREILEPKDLGDAIRNVSELMKTINQMESDTKHIRDSIDRLGQANGAASKYVDTWVERNLTQYAEATRLLSVNHTNYIAAKNEQQNIREGIEENEERQRICEQRKQQFHDERVALEAQRQGISALKDKDQLEQTIADRTRELGEKARPLLEQSQQLAKNLDATQKLMGQLSECSLAIEIPQLDSRDFRKQAKAVTAAENQVDIDLSRLLAKDWVGIEQLEQDLDHILSADALHRRWAEYLHTSERTGGSSSIRDQISLYLSGSDRRRQDLINKQKQKQKEIQLLESKKVSYPAYVETALAAINKACPQAEARVLCDYIEVLDPTWQMAIEGYIGGARFSIIVEQAYEAEAMRIVRALPDARRNKARVIQGYKAQRDAERISLPRDSIIDVMAFSHKTAEFYLRASYGSVVRVDDAETLRTTARGVTPEGLGSGSYSMWRCDLNDSELVFGQGARERALKAKEREYHQLTEDANNAEQDYQRIARIFDLVDAIKPVHCGDLIQGMLELHRQIGQAESALSRLDLSDFTQLEEQLANLKAQYAEQEKQSRNLGEESGRLKEKARQCERKVKDYADAEESLQTVQEEFEKAVYSMAELYPQVDTNLALQQADQKAQQAGKDFSFVDEVDTLTKRLESAERELYNAIMTHNQQCNSQDAVVYDTGVGEVHGEGFFKAILGLNEQVELIRNRLKNNVLVDKFGQLTSLKDSFNTAFVTNLCHSIYQAICDGKKILDDLNQELEHHRFGADRERFYFGYEWVPEFRDYWRFFKEVIDVPNLGDGTSLFEAELSEKACGVRDQMLAMLLDKDETVAMRELSRISDYRNYRFYEIYKEPQGKAPIALSQYGTGSGGQLETPAYIIRSAAVTSAFRFNEGNNHLRMVLVDEAFSKMDETRSREVINYLTETLGLQLLFIMPTSKSGPFMDLISNQFVFSKCPTTSPIGELKTRVLVDRKTCNQEKIKQLWANHRKTIRSQAMLDFMEDIT, from the coding sequence ATGTTTTTAAAGAAAGGCGTTTTTGTAAACTGGGGTAATATTCCCCACTTAGAGTTCGATTTTGGGCCAATTAATTTATTTTCTGGCGGTAACGGCTCGGGTAAAACCACAGCGGCCGATGCGATTCAAACCCTAATGACCGCCGCCCACGAAAACCTGTTTAACTACAACCCCGGGCAAGATGAAACAACTCAAAAAGGTCGCGGAGGCAAACAGGTGCGTACGCTGGCCTCTTATGTTTTAGGGTGCGATGACGGCAGCTACGCTCGCCCCTGGCCAACCGATGGCTATGTGGCAGGTATTTTCCACCCTACTCAGGGCGAAACCGGCGAAGTGTTTACCGCGGTTATGTGTATTCGCGCGCATGTAGATAGCGCAGGTAACCAAAAGCAGGCGCGGCAAGATGATTTATTTTTCGTTATTGTGCCTGGCGAAGAGCTTACCCTCTCGCATTTTGTAAAAACCTATTCCGACGGCAAACACGTAGTACCCATTAACAATATTACTACCTTACTTAAAAAAGAGTACGGCGCAAAAGCCATAGAAGTGTACGACAAAAAAGGGGCGTACCTGCGCCGCTTATACGGTGCACTGCGCGGCAGACGCGATGCGGTATCCGACCGAGAAGCCAAACACGCGGCGCGCACCTTCTCTAACTTTATGGCCTATAAACCGGTAAAAAGTATTACCGAGTTTGTTGCGCGCGAAATTCTAGAGCCAAAAGATTTAGGCGATGCAATCCGCAACGTATCCGAGTTAATGAAAACCATTAACCAAATGGAATCGGATACCAAACATATTCGCGATTCTATAGATCGCCTAGGCCAAGCCAATGGCGCAGCCAGTAAATATGTAGATACTTGGGTCGAGCGCAACCTAACCCAATACGCCGAAGCCACGCGTTTACTTAGCGTAAACCACACCAACTATATTGCCGCTAAAAACGAACAGCAAAATATTCGCGAAGGCATAGAAGAAAACGAAGAGCGTCAGCGTATTTGCGAACAGCGCAAGCAGCAGTTCCACGATGAGCGAGTTGCGTTAGAGGCACAGCGCCAAGGCATTAGCGCACTAAAAGATAAAGATCAACTAGAGCAAACTATTGCCGATCGCACCCGCGAGCTGGGCGAAAAAGCGCGGCCCTTGTTGGAGCAAAGCCAGCAGTTGGCAAAAAACCTAGACGCAACCCAAAAACTAATGGGCCAGTTGTCTGAATGTTCCCTCGCCATAGAAATTCCCCAATTAGATAGTCGCGACTTTAGAAAACAGGCGAAGGCCGTTACCGCAGCAGAAAACCAAGTAGATATAGATCTATCGCGGCTGCTAGCCAAAGACTGGGTGGGCATAGAGCAGCTAGAGCAAGATTTGGATCACATTCTATCGGCCGATGCATTGCATCGTCGCTGGGCAGAATATTTACACACCAGCGAGCGCACCGGTGGCAGCAGCAGTATTCGCGATCAAATATCGCTGTATTTATCGGGCAGCGATCGCCGCCGCCAAGATTTAATAAACAAGCAAAAACAAAAGCAAAAAGAAATTCAGCTGCTTGAAAGTAAAAAGGTAAGTTACCCCGCCTATGTCGAAACAGCGTTGGCAGCTATAAATAAAGCCTGCCCGCAGGCCGAAGCGCGGGTATTGTGCGACTACATAGAAGTGCTAGACCCAACGTGGCAAATGGCCATAGAAGGCTACATAGGCGGTGCGCGATTCTCCATTATTGTAGAACAAGCCTACGAAGCCGAAGCCATGCGCATAGTGCGCGCACTGCCCGATGCACGGCGCAACAAGGCGCGCGTTATTCAGGGTTACAAAGCCCAGCGCGATGCCGAGCGCATTAGTTTACCGCGCGACTCCATTATTGATGTAATGGCTTTTAGCCACAAAACCGCCGAATTTTATTTGCGTGCCTCTTACGGCAGCGTAGTGCGAGTAGACGATGCCGAAACACTGCGCACCACCGCGCGCGGGGTTACGCCAGAAGGTTTAGGGTCTGGTAGCTACAGCATGTGGCGCTGCGACTTAAACGACAGCGAATTGGTATTTGGCCAAGGCGCACGCGAGCGCGCATTAAAAGCCAAAGAACGCGAATATCACCAACTTACAGAAGATGCCAACAACGCAGAGCAAGATTACCAGCGCATAGCCCGCATTTTTGATTTGGTGGATGCCATTAAGCCCGTGCACTGCGGCGATTTAATCCAAGGGATGTTGGAATTGCACCGCCAAATAGGCCAGGCGGAATCGGCCTTGTCGCGCTTAGACTTAAGCGATTTTACTCAGCTAGAAGAGCAGCTTGCCAACTTAAAAGCGCAGTATGCCGAGCAAGAAAAGCAATCGCGCAACTTGGGTGAAGAGTCTGGCCGCTTAAAAGAAAAAGCGCGCCAGTGCGAGCGCAAAGTAAAAGATTACGCCGATGCCGAAGAAAGCTTGCAAACCGTGCAGGAGGAATTCGAAAAAGCGGTGTACAGCATGGCAGAGTTATACCCGCAGGTAGATACCAACCTTGCACTGCAGCAAGCCGATCAAAAAGCGCAGCAAGCGGGCAAAGATTTTAGCTTTGTGGATGAAGTAGATACCCTCACCAAACGCTTAGAAAGTGCCGAGCGCGAGCTATACAACGCTATTATGACCCATAACCAGCAGTGCAACAGCCAAGATGCCGTGGTGTACGATACCGGCGTGGGCGAGGTGCACGGCGAAGGCTTCTTCAAAGCCATACTGGGCTTAAATGAGCAGGTAGAGCTTATTCGCAACCGCTTAAAAAACAACGTGTTGGTGGATAAATTCGGCCAGCTCACTAGCCTAAAAGACAGTTTTAATACAGCGTTTGTCACAAACCTTTGCCATTCTATTTACCAGGCAATTTGCGATGGTAAAAAGATACTCGACGATCTAAACCAAGAATTAGAGCATCACCGTTTTGGTGCAGACCGCGAGCGCTTTTATTTCGGGTATGAATGGGTACCCGAATTTCGCGACTATTGGCGTTTTTTCAAAGAAGTTATCGACGTACCCAACCTAGGCGACGGCACCAGCCTGTTTGAAGCCGAACTTTCTGAAAAAGCCTGTGGCGTGCGCGACCAAATGTTAGCTATGCTATTAGATAAAGACGAAACCGTAGCCATGCGCGAGCTAAGCCGCATAAGCGATTACCGCAACTACCGTTTCTACGAAATTTATAAAGAGCCGCAGGGCAAAGCCCCTATCGCCCTAAGCCAATACGGCACTGGGTCTGGTGGGCAGCTAGAAACCCCTGCCTACATTATTCGCTCGGCGGCGGTCACATCGGCTTTCCGCTTTAACGAAGGCAATAACCACCTGCGCATGGTGTTAGTGGACGAGGCCTTCTCCAAAATGGACGAAACCCGCTCGCGGGAAGTGATTAACTATTTAACCGAAACATTGGGCTTGCAGTTACTGTTTATTATGCCCACCAGCAAATCTGGCCCGTTTATGGATTTAATTAGCAATCAGTTTGTGTTTAGTAAATGCCCCACAACTAGCCCCATAGGCGAGCTAAAAACGCGCGTGCTTGTGGATCGCAAAACCTGTAATCAAGAAAAAATTAAACAGCTGTGGGCCAACCATCGCAAAACTATTCGCAGCCAAGCCATGTTAGATTTTATGGAGGACATAACCTAA